From the genome of Opisthocomus hoazin isolate bOpiHoa1 chromosome 8, bOpiHoa1.hap1, whole genome shotgun sequence, one region includes:
- the ATP5F1C gene encoding ATP synthase F(1) complex subunit gamma, mitochondrial isoform X2 has protein sequence MLARGAAVALYQPQWGQVRNMATLKDITRRLKSIKNIQKITKSMKMVSAAKYARAERELKPARVYGTGALALYEKAEIKAPEDKKKHLLIGVSSDRGLCGAIHTSIAKTLKNEITNLSNAGKEVMVVGVGDKIRGLLQRTHGNYLLLTFKEVGRKPPSFGDASVIASELLNSGYEFDEGSVIYNRFRSVISYKTDEKPIFSLETVAGSESLSIYDDIDADVLRNYQEFTLANILYYSLKESTTSEQSARMTAMDNASKNASEMIDKLTLTFNRTRQAVITKELIEIISGAAAL, from the exons ATGTTGGCCCGCGGGGCAGCCGTCGCGCTTTACCAGCCGCAATG GGGCCAAGTCAGGAATATGGCAACTCTAAAAGACA TTACCAGGCGTTTGAAGTCCATCAAGAACATTCAGAAAATTACGAAGTCCATGAAGATGGTTTCTGCAGCAAAATATGCAAGAGCTGAGAGGGAGCTGAAGCCTGCTAGAGTCTATGGAACAGGAGCACTGG CTCTCTATGAGAAAGCAGAAATTAAGGCACCTGAGGACAAGAAGAAGCACCTGCTTATTGGTGTGTCCTCTGACCGAGGTCTGTGTGGTGCTATCCATACATCTATTGCTAAAACCTTGAAGAACGAGATTACCAACCTCTCAAACGCAGGGAAAGAAGTTATGGTGGTTGGAGTAGGTGACAAGATCAGAGGCCTACTTCAGAG GACACATGGCAATTACTTGCTGCTGACATTCAAAGAAGTGGGACGGAAACCTCCGAGCTTTGGAGATGCTTCAGTCATTGCCTCAGAGTTGTTAAACTCAGGGTATGAATTTGATGAAGGCTCTGTCATCTACAATCGGTTCAG GTCTGTCATCTCCTACAAGACTGATGAAAAACCAATCTTCTCCCTTGAAACAGTTGCTGGTTCTG AAAGCCTAAGTATCTATGATGATATTGATGCTGATGTGCTGAGAAACTACCAGGAATTTACACTAGCAAATATTCTGTACTACTCCCTGAAAGAATCCACCACCAGCGAGCAGAGTGCTAGGATGACCGCTATGGACAACGCTAGCAAAAATGCTT ctgAGATGATTGACAAATTGACCTTGACATTCAACCGTACCCGTCAAGCCGTCATTACCAAGGAGCTTATTGAAATCATCtctggtgctgctgctct ATGA
- the ATP5F1C gene encoding ATP synthase F(1) complex subunit gamma, mitochondrial isoform X1 gives MLARGAAVALYQPQWGQVRNMATLKDITRRLKSIKNIQKITKSMKMVSAAKYARAERELKPARVYGTGALALYEKAEIKAPEDKKKHLLIGVSSDRGLCGAIHTSIAKTLKNEITNLSNAGKEVMVVGVGDKIRGLLQRTHGNYLLLTFKEVGRKPPSFGDASVIASELLNSGYEFDEGSVIYNRFRSVISYKTDEKPIFSLETVAGSESLSIYDDIDADVLRNYQEFTLANILYYSLKESTTSEQSARMTAMDNASKNASEMIDKLTLTFNRTRQAVITKELIEIISGAAALD, from the exons ATGTTGGCCCGCGGGGCAGCCGTCGCGCTTTACCAGCCGCAATG GGGCCAAGTCAGGAATATGGCAACTCTAAAAGACA TTACCAGGCGTTTGAAGTCCATCAAGAACATTCAGAAAATTACGAAGTCCATGAAGATGGTTTCTGCAGCAAAATATGCAAGAGCTGAGAGGGAGCTGAAGCCTGCTAGAGTCTATGGAACAGGAGCACTGG CTCTCTATGAGAAAGCAGAAATTAAGGCACCTGAGGACAAGAAGAAGCACCTGCTTATTGGTGTGTCCTCTGACCGAGGTCTGTGTGGTGCTATCCATACATCTATTGCTAAAACCTTGAAGAACGAGATTACCAACCTCTCAAACGCAGGGAAAGAAGTTATGGTGGTTGGAGTAGGTGACAAGATCAGAGGCCTACTTCAGAG GACACATGGCAATTACTTGCTGCTGACATTCAAAGAAGTGGGACGGAAACCTCCGAGCTTTGGAGATGCTTCAGTCATTGCCTCAGAGTTGTTAAACTCAGGGTATGAATTTGATGAAGGCTCTGTCATCTACAATCGGTTCAG GTCTGTCATCTCCTACAAGACTGATGAAAAACCAATCTTCTCCCTTGAAACAGTTGCTGGTTCTG AAAGCCTAAGTATCTATGATGATATTGATGCTGATGTGCTGAGAAACTACCAGGAATTTACACTAGCAAATATTCTGTACTACTCCCTGAAAGAATCCACCACCAGCGAGCAGAGTGCTAGGATGACCGCTATGGACAACGCTAGCAAAAATGCTT ctgAGATGATTGACAAATTGACCTTGACATTCAACCGTACCCGTCAAGCCGTCATTACCAAGGAGCTTATTGAAATCATCtctggtgctgctgctct GGATTAA
- the ATP5F1C gene encoding ATP synthase F(1) complex subunit gamma, mitochondrial isoform X3: MLARGAAVALYQPQWGQVRNMATLKDITRRLKSIKNIQKITKSMKMVSAAKYARAERELKPARVYGTGALALYEKAEIKAPEDKKKHLLIGVSSDRGLCGAIHTSIAKTLKNEITNLSNAGKEVMVVGVGDKIRGLLQRTHGNYLLLTFKEVGRKPPSFGDASVIASELLNSGYEFDEGSVIYNRFRSVISYKTDEKPIFSLETVAGSESLSIYDDIDADVLRNYQEFTLANILYYSLKESTTSEQSARMTAMDNASKNASEMIDKLTLTFNRTRQAVITKELIEIISGAAAL; encoded by the exons ATGTTGGCCCGCGGGGCAGCCGTCGCGCTTTACCAGCCGCAATG GGGCCAAGTCAGGAATATGGCAACTCTAAAAGACA TTACCAGGCGTTTGAAGTCCATCAAGAACATTCAGAAAATTACGAAGTCCATGAAGATGGTTTCTGCAGCAAAATATGCAAGAGCTGAGAGGGAGCTGAAGCCTGCTAGAGTCTATGGAACAGGAGCACTGG CTCTCTATGAGAAAGCAGAAATTAAGGCACCTGAGGACAAGAAGAAGCACCTGCTTATTGGTGTGTCCTCTGACCGAGGTCTGTGTGGTGCTATCCATACATCTATTGCTAAAACCTTGAAGAACGAGATTACCAACCTCTCAAACGCAGGGAAAGAAGTTATGGTGGTTGGAGTAGGTGACAAGATCAGAGGCCTACTTCAGAG GACACATGGCAATTACTTGCTGCTGACATTCAAAGAAGTGGGACGGAAACCTCCGAGCTTTGGAGATGCTTCAGTCATTGCCTCAGAGTTGTTAAACTCAGGGTATGAATTTGATGAAGGCTCTGTCATCTACAATCGGTTCAG GTCTGTCATCTCCTACAAGACTGATGAAAAACCAATCTTCTCCCTTGAAACAGTTGCTGGTTCTG AAAGCCTAAGTATCTATGATGATATTGATGCTGATGTGCTGAGAAACTACCAGGAATTTACACTAGCAAATATTCTGTACTACTCCCTGAAAGAATCCACCACCAGCGAGCAGAGTGCTAGGATGACCGCTATGGACAACGCTAGCAAAAATGCTT ctgAGATGATTGACAAATTGACCTTGACATTCAACCGTACCCGTCAAGCCGTCATTACCAAGGAGCTTATTGAAATCATCtctggtgctgctgctctgtga
- the KIN gene encoding DNA/RNA-binding protein KIN17 isoform X1 → MGKSDFLSPKAIANRIKSKGLQKLRWYCQMCQKQCRDENGFKCHCMSESHQRQLLLASENPQQFMDYFSEEFRNDFLELLRRRFGTKRVHNNIVYNEYISHREHIHMNATQWETLTDFTKWLGREGLCKVDETPKGWYIQYIDRDPETIRRQQEQERKKKQDLDDEEKTAKFIEQQVRRGLEGKELEKPVYTELNRENEEEKVAFNLNKGASTSVATSSKTSSVLGLNALKMVEGAVKRKESAHSSGQSKEKKKKSALDEIMELEEEKKRTSRRDYWLQPEIIVKIVTKKLGEKYHKKKAVVKEVIDKYTAVVKVIDSGDKLKLDQTHLETVIPAPGKKVMVLNGGYRGNEGILESINEKRFSATIVIDSGPLKGRRVEDIQYEDISKLA, encoded by the exons ATGGGGAAGTCGGATTTCCTCAGCCCCAAGGCCATCGCCAATCGCATCAAGTCCAAGGGGCTGCAGAAGCTGCGCTGGTACTGTCAGATGTGCCAGAAGCAGTGCCGCGATGAG aATGGCTTCAAATGTCATTGCATGTCTGAGTCCCACCAGAGGCAATTGCTGCTGGCTTCTGAAAATCCTCAGCAATTCATGGATTACTTTTCTGA GGAGTTCCGAAATGATTTCCTAGAACTGCTCAGGAGGCGATTTG GAACAAAGAGAGTCCACAATAATATTGTGTACAATGAATATATCAGTCATCGAGAACACATCCACATGAATGCCACGCAGTGGGAGACACTGACTGATTTTACTAAATGGCTGGGGAGAGAAG GTCTTTGCAAGGTTGATGAGACTCCAAAAGGCTGGTATATTCAATATATCGATAGGGACCCAGAGACTATTCGCAGGCAACAAGaacaagagaggaagaagaaacaggatCTCGATGATGAAGAAAAAACTGCTAAATTCATTGAACAACAAGTTAGAAGAGGTTTGGAGGGGAAAGAACTG GAAAAGCCAGTCTATACTGAACtgaacagagaaaatgaagaagaaaaag ttgcatttaatttaaacaaaGGAGCAAGTACTTCAGTGGCAACATCTTCTAAAACAAG CAGTGTCCTTGGACTGAATGCACTGAAGATGGTGGAAGGGGCAGTTAAAAGAAAAGAATCCGCTCATAGCTCTGGTCAgtccaaagagaaaaagaagaaatctgcaCTGGATGAGATTATGGAG cttgaagaggagaagaaaagaacgTCTCGAAGAGACTACTGGTTGCAGCCT GAAATCATTGTAAAAATTGTAACAAAAAAGCTTGGAGAGAAGTATCACAAGAAGAAGGCAGTTGTTAAG GAAGTGATTGACAAATATACAGCAGTTGTGAAGGTGATTGATTCTGGAGACAAACTGAAGCTTGATCAGACGCATCTGGAAACTGTGATACCCGCACCAG GCAAGAAAGTGATGGTACTAAATGGTGGTTACAGGGGAAATGAAGGCATCTTGGAATCTATCAATGAAAAGAGGTTTTCAGCGACAATAGTCATTGACTCT GGACCTTTAAAAGGACGACGAGTTGAAGATATCCAGTACGAAGACATTTCCAAACTCGCCTGA
- the KIN gene encoding DNA/RNA-binding protein KIN17 isoform X2, whose product MGKSDFLSPKAIANRIKSKGLQKLRWYCQMCQKQCRDENGFKCHCMSESHQRQLLLASENPQQFMDYFSEEFRNDFLELLRRRFGTKRVHNNIVYNEYISHREHIHMNATQWETLTDFTKWLGREGLCKVDETPKGWYIQYIDRDPETIRRQQEQERKKKQDLDDEEKTAKFIEQQVRRGLEGKELEKPVYTELNRENEEEKVAFNLNKGASTSVATSSKTSVLGLNALKMVEGAVKRKESAHSSGQSKEKKKKSALDEIMELEEEKKRTSRRDYWLQPEIIVKIVTKKLGEKYHKKKAVVKEVIDKYTAVVKVIDSGDKLKLDQTHLETVIPAPGKKVMVLNGGYRGNEGILESINEKRFSATIVIDSGPLKGRRVEDIQYEDISKLA is encoded by the exons ATGGGGAAGTCGGATTTCCTCAGCCCCAAGGCCATCGCCAATCGCATCAAGTCCAAGGGGCTGCAGAAGCTGCGCTGGTACTGTCAGATGTGCCAGAAGCAGTGCCGCGATGAG aATGGCTTCAAATGTCATTGCATGTCTGAGTCCCACCAGAGGCAATTGCTGCTGGCTTCTGAAAATCCTCAGCAATTCATGGATTACTTTTCTGA GGAGTTCCGAAATGATTTCCTAGAACTGCTCAGGAGGCGATTTG GAACAAAGAGAGTCCACAATAATATTGTGTACAATGAATATATCAGTCATCGAGAACACATCCACATGAATGCCACGCAGTGGGAGACACTGACTGATTTTACTAAATGGCTGGGGAGAGAAG GTCTTTGCAAGGTTGATGAGACTCCAAAAGGCTGGTATATTCAATATATCGATAGGGACCCAGAGACTATTCGCAGGCAACAAGaacaagagaggaagaagaaacaggatCTCGATGATGAAGAAAAAACTGCTAAATTCATTGAACAACAAGTTAGAAGAGGTTTGGAGGGGAAAGAACTG GAAAAGCCAGTCTATACTGAACtgaacagagaaaatgaagaagaaaaag ttgcatttaatttaaacaaaGGAGCAAGTACTTCAGTGGCAACATCTTCTAAAACAAG TGTCCTTGGACTGAATGCACTGAAGATGGTGGAAGGGGCAGTTAAAAGAAAAGAATCCGCTCATAGCTCTGGTCAgtccaaagagaaaaagaagaaatctgcaCTGGATGAGATTATGGAG cttgaagaggagaagaaaagaacgTCTCGAAGAGACTACTGGTTGCAGCCT GAAATCATTGTAAAAATTGTAACAAAAAAGCTTGGAGAGAAGTATCACAAGAAGAAGGCAGTTGTTAAG GAAGTGATTGACAAATATACAGCAGTTGTGAAGGTGATTGATTCTGGAGACAAACTGAAGCTTGATCAGACGCATCTGGAAACTGTGATACCCGCACCAG GCAAGAAAGTGATGGTACTAAATGGTGGTTACAGGGGAAATGAAGGCATCTTGGAATCTATCAATGAAAAGAGGTTTTCAGCGACAATAGTCATTGACTCT GGACCTTTAAAAGGACGACGAGTTGAAGATATCCAGTACGAAGACATTTCCAAACTCGCCTGA
- the KIN gene encoding DNA/RNA-binding protein KIN17 isoform X4 — translation MREFRNDFLELLRRRFGTKRVHNNIVYNEYISHREHIHMNATQWETLTDFTKWLGREGLCKVDETPKGWYIQYIDRDPETIRRQQEQERKKKQDLDDEEKTAKFIEQQVRRGLEGKELEKPVYTELNRENEEEKVAFNLNKGASTSVATSSKTSSVLGLNALKMVEGAVKRKESAHSSGQSKEKKKKSALDEIMELEEEKKRTSRRDYWLQPEIIVKIVTKKLGEKYHKKKAVVKEVIDKYTAVVKVIDSGDKLKLDQTHLETVIPAPGKKVMVLNGGYRGNEGILESINEKRFSATIVIDSGPLKGRRVEDIQYEDISKLA, via the exons ATGAG GGAGTTCCGAAATGATTTCCTAGAACTGCTCAGGAGGCGATTTG GAACAAAGAGAGTCCACAATAATATTGTGTACAATGAATATATCAGTCATCGAGAACACATCCACATGAATGCCACGCAGTGGGAGACACTGACTGATTTTACTAAATGGCTGGGGAGAGAAG GTCTTTGCAAGGTTGATGAGACTCCAAAAGGCTGGTATATTCAATATATCGATAGGGACCCAGAGACTATTCGCAGGCAACAAGaacaagagaggaagaagaaacaggatCTCGATGATGAAGAAAAAACTGCTAAATTCATTGAACAACAAGTTAGAAGAGGTTTGGAGGGGAAAGAACTG GAAAAGCCAGTCTATACTGAACtgaacagagaaaatgaagaagaaaaag ttgcatttaatttaaacaaaGGAGCAAGTACTTCAGTGGCAACATCTTCTAAAACAAG CAGTGTCCTTGGACTGAATGCACTGAAGATGGTGGAAGGGGCAGTTAAAAGAAAAGAATCCGCTCATAGCTCTGGTCAgtccaaagagaaaaagaagaaatctgcaCTGGATGAGATTATGGAG cttgaagaggagaagaaaagaacgTCTCGAAGAGACTACTGGTTGCAGCCT GAAATCATTGTAAAAATTGTAACAAAAAAGCTTGGAGAGAAGTATCACAAGAAGAAGGCAGTTGTTAAG GAAGTGATTGACAAATATACAGCAGTTGTGAAGGTGATTGATTCTGGAGACAAACTGAAGCTTGATCAGACGCATCTGGAAACTGTGATACCCGCACCAG GCAAGAAAGTGATGGTACTAAATGGTGGTTACAGGGGAAATGAAGGCATCTTGGAATCTATCAATGAAAAGAGGTTTTCAGCGACAATAGTCATTGACTCT GGACCTTTAAAAGGACGACGAGTTGAAGATATCCAGTACGAAGACATTTCCAAACTCGCCTGA
- the KIN gene encoding DNA/RNA-binding protein KIN17 isoform X3, producing the protein MSESHQRQLLLASENPQQFMDYFSEEFRNDFLELLRRRFGTKRVHNNIVYNEYISHREHIHMNATQWETLTDFTKWLGREGLCKVDETPKGWYIQYIDRDPETIRRQQEQERKKKQDLDDEEKTAKFIEQQVRRGLEGKELEKPVYTELNRENEEEKVAFNLNKGASTSVATSSKTSSVLGLNALKMVEGAVKRKESAHSSGQSKEKKKKSALDEIMELEEEKKRTSRRDYWLQPEIIVKIVTKKLGEKYHKKKAVVKEVIDKYTAVVKVIDSGDKLKLDQTHLETVIPAPGKKVMVLNGGYRGNEGILESINEKRFSATIVIDSGPLKGRRVEDIQYEDISKLA; encoded by the exons ATGTCTGAGTCCCACCAGAGGCAATTGCTGCTGGCTTCTGAAAATCCTCAGCAATTCATGGATTACTTTTCTGA GGAGTTCCGAAATGATTTCCTAGAACTGCTCAGGAGGCGATTTG GAACAAAGAGAGTCCACAATAATATTGTGTACAATGAATATATCAGTCATCGAGAACACATCCACATGAATGCCACGCAGTGGGAGACACTGACTGATTTTACTAAATGGCTGGGGAGAGAAG GTCTTTGCAAGGTTGATGAGACTCCAAAAGGCTGGTATATTCAATATATCGATAGGGACCCAGAGACTATTCGCAGGCAACAAGaacaagagaggaagaagaaacaggatCTCGATGATGAAGAAAAAACTGCTAAATTCATTGAACAACAAGTTAGAAGAGGTTTGGAGGGGAAAGAACTG GAAAAGCCAGTCTATACTGAACtgaacagagaaaatgaagaagaaaaag ttgcatttaatttaaacaaaGGAGCAAGTACTTCAGTGGCAACATCTTCTAAAACAAG CAGTGTCCTTGGACTGAATGCACTGAAGATGGTGGAAGGGGCAGTTAAAAGAAAAGAATCCGCTCATAGCTCTGGTCAgtccaaagagaaaaagaagaaatctgcaCTGGATGAGATTATGGAG cttgaagaggagaagaaaagaacgTCTCGAAGAGACTACTGGTTGCAGCCT GAAATCATTGTAAAAATTGTAACAAAAAAGCTTGGAGAGAAGTATCACAAGAAGAAGGCAGTTGTTAAG GAAGTGATTGACAAATATACAGCAGTTGTGAAGGTGATTGATTCTGGAGACAAACTGAAGCTTGATCAGACGCATCTGGAAACTGTGATACCCGCACCAG GCAAGAAAGTGATGGTACTAAATGGTGGTTACAGGGGAAATGAAGGCATCTTGGAATCTATCAATGAAAAGAGGTTTTCAGCGACAATAGTCATTGACTCT GGACCTTTAAAAGGACGACGAGTTGAAGATATCCAGTACGAAGACATTTCCAAACTCGCCTGA